The Marivivens sp. LCG002 genome contains a region encoding:
- a CDS encoding flagellin hook IN motif-containing protein — protein MPSLIDIASTALNTYRTALTITGENIANVSTEGFRRRDVLTNSVVGGQMTPTSANSGGQGVIVEDVRRAFDAFLAGQVYSTNSAVGAATTQTEIATAIEDAFLPGSGGIAGAMDDFFDSFGRLAAAPSDMALRTVALENSRSLANAISDVAQGLISLRANVVAQANIVAGEVNIALRDLADIQERMASGVQDRYGGNNAIFDQRDRQIDTISENLGINVEYDPFERAIVRLGDHKGGPTLLDIDSEAQISVKADTVMQLVITKDGTQKTTSMLTGGTLTGYARALSAVDDAISQLDAFARRITGDVNAVHVDGLDFDGLQGGDVFSLSGWMVKASALNQGSVFADISVTDPVAAQSLSGTEIVYDLGTKEWIASDPIGTELARGGSILSLNGLTLSLSGNFKNGDRLSLVETSGRAIDMRLNLTDPRQIAAASAFVVAPAPTNKGTAEMSMTSVPINPPSVPLLSDLLPISGSGADATTFLQSGAVGYIPAGTSQVELASLGRQSAADFALADAQVGAASAVTLTLDGTAYSFPTLASGAATVSDLAAFLNSDAAVAVTGETFAELGLFASGSDGALSIASGSGTLTAGSVVGVGASAAITTASAAGATISVFTRNGVQVSGPKLDQAAAAQLLTKANGFFEGARYVADFIDVNGGQGYRGMTVETSNALGQHALTSGLDAPLTWVSGQVPPKFPAHSLTVTESTGDVTTMTVPAGASAAEVAATANASLEGVSVMASTHGIFQVSGDGAVSFHLEGANIGPVAFSATVTGGRLDDVAAAINAKTGATGISASVSPDGGRLLFGNADGETITLTNFRHSAAGTASVAQSDAQGVAQSGAVTLGAGVDAVSLRGSLAFAATDALTLRIDGVTTSSGVSPFVGGLVERRTGAGGASQTLRFDFASGLDAGAASVDGLTAQAASGRYTINALGQSFVYDAAFDGAQSAEDIAKGVALALRERAPTPSLIGGVVPLPADGSETAVLLGGDVYTLRMVAGEVEVTGPEQGRLTVAFDGSGRLELSANGGTLDGAGLRVVNGTAGLAAFGLGPTSGAHSSLTGAVLDPAGLPATLRLEIDGTNFDVPISAGGASLPVGFPGTASLSPEGAVVFDFVGTPNVRIPSQASGWATGFSGLGAKVSVAGSEVTLTSLDGAVIDLSLSVETLASERLTLSDLPAEDLIVVLGGTDPLRLSGSITGGAPVADQAGVTLTVTDAANRLVDLRDAVTGDLIARQVLDTNMTARINGVEITVRGGVVTGDSFSMRPNTNGRLDGRSLEAIEALRNANPMEGRGGFAEILAALQAEKGAQVASSKTRLEAAAAMQDSAIRIYSSKGAVDLDTEAARMVEQQQAYQASAQIMTMARELFDTLINSM, from the coding sequence ATGCCCAGCCTGATCGACATTGCGTCAACAGCGCTCAACACCTATCGCACCGCACTTACCATCACAGGCGAGAACATCGCCAATGTGAGCACCGAAGGTTTTCGTCGTCGCGATGTGCTGACCAATTCGGTCGTGGGTGGGCAAATGACACCGACGAGCGCGAATTCGGGCGGTCAGGGTGTGATCGTCGAAGATGTGCGCCGTGCCTTTGACGCGTTTCTTGCGGGGCAAGTCTATTCCACCAACTCCGCCGTCGGTGCCGCAACCACCCAAACCGAAATCGCGACCGCGATCGAGGATGCCTTTCTTCCCGGAAGTGGCGGGATCGCGGGGGCGATGGATGATTTTTTCGATTCCTTCGGACGTTTGGCCGCTGCACCCTCCGATATGGCGCTGCGCACAGTCGCGCTTGAGAACTCGCGCTCGCTGGCCAATGCAATCAGCGATGTCGCCCAAGGGCTTATCAGTCTGCGTGCCAATGTGGTCGCGCAAGCCAATATCGTCGCGGGCGAAGTCAATATCGCGCTGCGCGATCTTGCCGATATCCAGGAGCGCATGGCATCGGGCGTGCAGGACCGCTACGGCGGCAATAACGCCATTTTCGACCAGCGCGACCGACAGATCGACACGATCTCCGAGAACCTCGGGATCAATGTGGAATATGATCCGTTCGAGCGCGCCATCGTGCGGCTTGGCGATCACAAGGGCGGTCCGACGCTGCTCGATATCGACTCCGAAGCGCAGATCTCGGTCAAGGCCGATACTGTGATGCAACTTGTCATCACCAAGGACGGCACCCAGAAAACCACATCAATGCTCACAGGGGGGACCCTGACGGGCTATGCGCGGGCGCTCAGCGCCGTTGATGACGCCATTTCCCAGCTTGATGCTTTTGCGCGGCGGATCACGGGCGATGTGAACGCGGTGCATGTCGACGGGCTCGATTTCGATGGGCTTCAGGGCGGGGACGTCTTTTCCCTTAGTGGCTGGATGGTGAAAGCCTCGGCGCTCAATCAGGGGAGCGTGTTTGCCGATATTTCCGTCACGGACCCCGTGGCTGCGCAATCCCTTAGCGGGACCGAGATCGTTTATGATCTGGGAACCAAGGAATGGATCGCCTCGGATCCGATCGGGACCGAGCTGGCGCGTGGTGGTTCGATCCTTTCGCTCAACGGTTTGACTCTCTCGCTTTCGGGGAACTTCAAGAACGGGGATCGTTTGTCTCTGGTCGAAACCTCGGGGCGCGCGATCGACATGCGCCTCAATCTGACTGATCCGCGCCAGATTGCGGCGGCCTCTGCTTTTGTTGTTGCGCCTGCGCCGACGAACAAAGGCACGGCGGAAATGTCGATGACCAGCGTGCCGATCAATCCCCCATCGGTGCCCTTGCTGTCCGATCTCTTGCCGATTTCGGGAAGCGGCGCGGACGCGACAACATTTTTGCAAAGCGGGGCGGTCGGCTATATTCCCGCAGGAACCTCGCAGGTCGAGCTTGCAAGCCTTGGGCGCCAGTCCGCCGCCGACTTTGCGCTTGCGGATGCTCAGGTCGGTGCTGCAAGCGCCGTCACGCTTACTCTGGACGGCACGGCCTATAGCTTTCCCACGCTTGCTTCCGGTGCTGCGACCGTTTCGGATCTTGCGGCGTTCTTGAATTCCGACGCGGCCGTTGCGGTCACGGGGGAAACCTTTGCCGAACTTGGCCTCTTTGCATCTGGCTCCGATGGGGCTCTAAGCATTGCCTCGGGAAGCGGCACATTGACGGCGGGCTCTGTTGTGGGTGTTGGAGCCTCGGCGGCTATCACCACGGCATCGGCTGCAGGTGCGACCATATCGGTTTTCACACGCAACGGGGTGCAGGTGAGCGGGCCGAAACTCGATCAAGCTGCGGCTGCGCAACTCTTGACCAAGGCGAACGGTTTTTTTGAAGGCGCGCGCTATGTCGCGGATTTCATCGACGTGAACGGCGGCCAAGGCTATCGCGGTATGACGGTGGAAACCTCGAACGCTCTGGGCCAACATGCTTTGACAAGCGGGCTCGATGCGCCTTTGACATGGGTGAGCGGGCAGGTCCCACCGAAATTTCCCGCCCATAGCCTCACCGTCACGGAAAGCACGGGCGACGTCACCACAATGACCGTTCCTGCAGGTGCAAGCGCCGCCGAGGTCGCGGCCACCGCGAACGCGAGCCTTGAAGGCGTGAGCGTCATGGCAAGCACGCACGGTATTTTTCAGGTCAGCGGTGACGGCGCGGTCAGTTTCCACCTCGAAGGCGCGAACATCGGTCCTGTCGCTTTTTCTGCGACGGTGACGGGCGGACGGCTTGATGATGTTGCTGCTGCGATCAACGCAAAGACGGGCGCGACAGGCATCTCGGCAAGCGTTTCTCCCGATGGCGGGCGGCTTCTTTTCGGCAATGCTGACGGCGAAACGATCACCCTCACGAATTTCCGCCATTCTGCTGCGGGGACGGCCTCTGTCGCCCAATCCGACGCGCAGGGCGTCGCGCAATCTGGTGCTGTGACCTTGGGGGCGGGTGTTGATGCGGTTTCTTTGCGCGGCAGTCTCGCGTTCGCCGCAACGGATGCCCTGACCCTCCGGATCGACGGCGTGACCACTTCCTCGGGCGTTTCACCCTTTGTGGGTGGATTGGTCGAGCGGAGGACAGGGGCGGGCGGCGCGAGTCAGACGCTGCGGTTCGATTTTGCCTCTGGCCTTGATGCAGGAGCGGCAAGTGTTGACGGTCTGACGGCTCAGGCCGCTTCGGGGCGCTATACGATCAATGCCTTGGGCCAAAGCTTTGTCTATGACGCCGCTTTTGACGGAGCACAAAGCGCGGAAGATATCGCAAAGGGCGTCGCTCTCGCGCTTCGGGAGCGGGCGCCGACGCCCTCGCTGATCGGTGGGGTTGTCCCGCTTCCTGCGGACGGATCGGAAACGGCTGTCCTCTTGGGGGGTGATGTTTATACGCTGCGTATGGTTGCGGGTGAGGTCGAGGTCACAGGACCTGAACAGGGCCGTTTGACCGTCGCATTCGACGGCAGTGGACGGCTTGAACTTTCGGCAAACGGCGGCACGCTTGATGGCGCGGGTCTTCGGGTGGTGAACGGAACGGCAGGGCTTGCCGCGTTCGGTCTGGGTCCCACATCGGGCGCGCATTCTTCGCTGACAGGCGCGGTTCTCGACCCTGCGGGGCTTCCTGCCACGTTGCGTCTCGAAATCGACGGCACAAACTTTGATGTTCCGATTTCTGCGGGCGGTGCATCGCTCCCAGTCGGGTTTCCCGGGACGGCGAGCCTCTCGCCCGAGGGCGCAGTGGTCTTTGATTTCGTCGGCACACCGAATGTGCGTATTCCCTCGCAAGCCTCGGGCTGGGCGACGGGCTTCTCGGGCCTTGGGGCCAAGGTGTCGGTTGCGGGATCAGAGGTCACTTTGACCTCGCTCGATGGCGCGGTCATCGACCTTTCTCTTTCTGTCGAAACGTTGGCGTCCGAGCGGTTGACGCTCTCGGATTTGCCCGCCGAGGACCTTATCGTCGTGCTCGGCGGCACCGATCCTCTTCGGCTCTCGGGTTCGATCACGGGCGGAGCGCCGGTCGCAGATCAGGCAGGCGTCACCTTGACCGTTACCGATGCCGCCAATCGGCTTGTCGATCTGCGTGATGCAGTAACGGGCGATCTTATTGCCCGTCAGGTTCTCGATACCAATATGACCGCGCGGATCAACGGTGTCGAAATAACGGTGCGCGGCGGCGTGGTGACGGGTGATAGTTTCAGCATGCGGCCCAATACGAACGGTCGATTGGACGGGCGTAGTCTCGAGGCCATCGAAGCGCTGCGCAACGCCAACCCGATGGAGGGCCGCGGGGGCTTTGCCGAAATTCTCGCCGCGCTTCAGGCGGAAAAGGGCGCGCAGGTCGCATCGTCCAAAACCAGGCTTGAGGCCGCCGCAGCGATGCAGGACAGCGCCATTCGCATTTATTCGTCCAAGGGCGCGGTTGATCTCGACACCGAAGCCGCGCGGATGGTGGAACAACAACAGGCTTATCAGGCCTCGGCGCAGATCATGACGATGGCGCGCGAACTCTTCGATACTTTGATCAACTCGATGTGA
- the flgL gene encoding flagellar hook-associated protein FlgL, whose protein sequence is MTIGTAYFTDLANKSFGKIQSKIADLQSQISSGKNDPRPSVNTLRASQLSALSEQRAALTQYTTNANDAGARLALVDRAIGDAATIARQVQDLALQGASDTLPPEAREGLRVQILELKSAMMEVANRTDPMGQPLFGGYSPSPAFREGADGVEFNGDLGKPALRVSETMSVETSLNGAEVFMSLPAGSGLRGVFAVMDDLAASFTNPLGAAGTRIEAEDRAQLTILGDRRSQEVSFVLSGPRGSIEVKETFIEGLPQPFVDAINAASDDTGVTAQLSPDGNSILLATEGTITVDKLTNERSGRGLAAQFVALDDLGNAKTVPQGLRAEEMSKAKVLDRAQAMIDHFAEGRAKVGALGATIDAHKEALSARDIQIQQAVSGLEDLDLAAAVTKLQQLMLTQQASQQTYVQITRTSLFDYLR, encoded by the coding sequence ATGACCATCGGAACCGCTTACTTCACTGACCTCGCGAACAAGAGCTTTGGCAAAATCCAGTCAAAGATCGCCGATCTTCAGTCGCAGATTTCATCGGGCAAGAATGACCCGAGACCTTCGGTAAACACGCTGCGGGCGTCGCAGCTTTCGGCGCTTTCCGAACAGCGGGCGGCGCTTACCCAGTATACTACGAACGCCAATGACGCCGGAGCAAGGCTTGCTCTGGTCGACCGTGCCATCGGCGATGCCGCCACAATCGCGCGTCAGGTTCAGGACCTTGCGCTTCAAGGCGCGAGCGATACGCTTCCGCCCGAGGCCCGCGAGGGTTTGCGCGTCCAAATCCTCGAGCTCAAATCCGCGATGATGGAAGTCGCAAACCGAACCGATCCGATGGGCCAGCCCTTGTTCGGCGGGTATTCCCCTTCGCCCGCATTCCGCGAGGGTGCAGACGGGGTCGAGTTCAACGGCGATTTGGGTAAACCCGCGTTGCGTGTGTCCGAAACCATGTCGGTCGAGACCTCTCTCAACGGGGCGGAAGTGTTTATGTCTCTGCCTGCAGGGAGCGGGTTGCGCGGCGTTTTTGCGGTGATGGACGATTTGGCCGCTTCTTTTACCAATCCTTTGGGCGCGGCTGGCACGCGGATCGAGGCCGAAGATCGTGCCCAGCTGACCATTCTCGGAGATCGCCGCTCGCAAGAGGTTTCTTTTGTGCTCAGTGGTCCTCGCGGCTCTATCGAGGTCAAAGAGACCTTTATCGAAGGCCTTCCGCAGCCGTTTGTCGATGCGATCAACGCGGCAAGCGACGATACGGGTGTAACGGCGCAACTCAGCCCCGACGGCAACTCGATCCTTTTGGCGACCGAGGGCACGATCACCGTCGACAAGCTGACCAACGAGCGCAGTGGCCGCGGGCTTGCCGCCCAGTTCGTCGCACTGGATGATCTTGGTAATGCCAAGACCGTTCCACAGGGACTGCGTGCCGAAGAAATGTCCAAGGCCAAAGTTCTCGACCGCGCGCAGGCGATGATCGACCACTTTGCCGAAGGGCGCGCCAAAGTCGGTGCCTTGGGTGCGACCATAGATGCACACAAAGAAGCCCTGAGCGCGCGGGATATCCAGATTCAACAGGCCGTCTCTGGGCTTGAAGATCTTGATCTGGCGGCGGCGGTGACAAAGCTCCAACAGCTGATGTTGACGCAGCAAGCCTCGCAGCAAACTTATGTCCAGATCACGCGAACTTCATTGTTCGATTATCTGCGCTGA
- a CDS encoding transglycosylase SLT domain-containing protein, which translates to MKRLLSIAVGLMLSGSSTFAETCESLAHRIGASKGLPDGVLAAIARKESGYSPRGDIAQAWPWTINEAGRSSYFESRPEAEAYLERALARGDTNIDIGCMQINYRWHREAFASPSQMFEPSANITYAADFLTALYARLGSWEQAIAHYHSSSPDLGPQYAASVQSLVADMGGEAQGVDQFASLDASAEQMRGFLMRRTVAPLVIKENVERALLSNVRRPRGRPVIFDSMESVSRPQTVSFSFNSEWKEAEIQKFRQFFDSHR; encoded by the coding sequence ATGAAACGCTTATTGTCCATCGCCGTCGGCTTGATGCTCTCAGGGTCCTCCACTTTTGCCGAGACCTGCGAGAGCCTTGCGCACCGTATCGGAGCCTCCAAAGGGCTCCCTGATGGTGTGCTTGCTGCAATCGCGCGCAAAGAGTCTGGGTATTCTCCGCGTGGAGACATCGCGCAGGCTTGGCCGTGGACGATCAACGAAGCGGGGCGGAGCAGCTACTTCGAGAGCCGCCCAGAGGCCGAGGCCTATCTTGAACGGGCTTTGGCGCGTGGCGATACCAATATCGATATCGGCTGTATGCAGATAAACTATCGCTGGCATAGGGAGGCCTTTGCCTCTCCGTCGCAGATGTTCGAACCTTCGGCAAACATCACCTACGCCGCCGACTTTTTGACGGCTCTTTATGCAAGACTGGGCTCTTGGGAGCAGGCCATCGCACACTATCACTCGTCTTCACCCGATCTTGGGCCACAATATGCGGCGTCTGTGCAATCCTTGGTTGCCGATATGGGGGGTGAAGCCCAAGGGGTGGATCAATTTGCCAGCCTCGATGCAAGTGCTGAACAGATGCGTGGTTTTCTCATGCGTAGGACCGTCGCTCCCCTTGTAATCAAGGAAAATGTCGAGCGGGCGCTCCTTTCGAATGTGCGCCGTCCACGCGGTCGACCTGTGATTTTCGATTCGATGGAATCCGTTTCTCGGCCGCAAACCGTCTCGTTCTCATTCAATTCAGAGTGGAAAGAGGCCGAGATCCAAAAATTCCGTCAATTTTTTGATTCTCATCGCTAA
- a CDS encoding sigma-54 dependent transcriptional regulator, translating to MLDQNLASREHCTSSPITKSQALRALVGATNSIQNVREHISMVAPSDAPVLVQGETGTGKELAAKAIHCASNRSGEFVAVNCAAIPAELLESELFGHEKGSFTGATERKIGRIEQADGGTLFLDEIGDMPLDLQVKLLRVLETKMLRRVGGSEERAIDFRLVSATHRNLTPGAQDVPFRDDLFFRIAVFQINIPALRERTSDIPLILERMLEEMDLPTPPHFDPSAIRALAAHPWVGNVRELRNVLVRATVLFNGRMITGEIVRASLLNGTLSAPSTDSAAVMPESVGMPRPESFVLDEDKAAIDMRVYLRDIEIALIQSALEHTDGCVSQAANRLRLRRTTLIEKMKKYGLSR from the coding sequence ATGTTAGATCAAAATTTAGCATCTCGAGAGCATTGCACCTCAAGCCCGATAACGAAATCGCAGGCCCTTCGGGCGTTGGTCGGCGCCACCAATTCAATTCAGAACGTGCGTGAACACATTTCGATGGTTGCCCCTTCCGATGCGCCCGTTTTGGTGCAGGGAGAGACAGGAACGGGAAAAGAGCTCGCTGCCAAGGCTATTCACTGCGCCTCCAACCGCTCGGGCGAATTTGTCGCCGTGAACTGCGCCGCTATTCCCGCCGAACTTCTCGAGAGCGAACTTTTCGGACACGAAAAGGGCTCTTTCACCGGTGCCACCGAACGCAAGATCGGCCGAATTGAACAGGCCGACGGCGGCACGCTCTTTCTTGACGAGATAGGGGATATGCCGCTCGACCTTCAGGTCAAGCTCCTGCGGGTTCTCGAAACGAAGATGCTCCGCCGCGTGGGCGGGAGCGAAGAGCGCGCGATCGACTTCCGCCTCGTTTCTGCGACCCACCGCAATCTGACGCCCGGCGCACAGGATGTGCCCTTCCGTGACGACCTTTTCTTTCGCATTGCGGTCTTCCAGATTAACATCCCAGCGCTTCGGGAACGCACCTCGGACATCCCGCTGATCCTTGAGCGTATGCTCGAAGAAATGGACCTTCCTACACCGCCGCATTTCGATCCGAGCGCCATCCGCGCCTTGGCAGCCCATCCTTGGGTCGGCAACGTCCGCGAGCTGCGCAACGTGCTTGTGCGTGCGACCGTGCTCTTTAATGGCCGTATGATTACGGGCGAAATCGTACGTGCATCTTTGCTCAACGGAACGCTGTCCGCACCGAGCACCGATAGCGCGGCGGTTATGCCCGAAAGCGTCGGGATGCCGCGTCCTGAAAGCTTTGTGCTGGACGAGGATAAGGCGGCGATCGATATGCGTGTCTATCTGCGTGACATCGAAATCGCACTCATCCAATCCGCGCTCGAGCACACGGATGGCTGTGTGTCACAGGCGGCGAACCGCCTGCGTCTGCGCCGCACGACGCTTATCGAAAAGATGAAGAAATACGGCCTGAGCCGCTAA
- the fliD gene encoding flagellar filament capping protein FliD, with product MAVDYLSTLNKNGSGLSLTSLATNLVAAEFMPKMENAQKKIDKAEVSVSAMATVRAQFERLGNSVTALSGTSVLSARSSAGNVSVAIDDISAVSEGVTEFSVGQIARRQVLEFTGFASPQDTVGSGSLAIDFGVWFDETGFAQNPDLASAALTIGEGTTLEELATALNDIEGVNARVLDRGDGTYTLGIVSELGAGKALRITATEGTVPGLAAFDTTLTNSTHEVQAAADAMITVDGITVFRGSNTVDDVIEGVTLTLTGTSEGGAITIERDQELAKAMLDQLVADINDTFDVLDKLTLYATEDSDAGDLAGDRVIQKLRADLAKLISEPLEGHGSSSVFLSDLGVATQRNGRVTLNDTLFDRAFNENPRKFEAIFSNSYSTNKAELKVGGLAGPSAKSGDYAFRLDTATGIATLDDTPLMMTIKEDGSHQYIALSGDLAGLTLAAPSTLTSGTVSFGRSLMSKLDGFVKETTRFSGTIDNRERYFQDISAEQSDLLKELEAKSTVLEERYLKKFSVMERLITELKSTGEYLTNMVDSWNKD from the coding sequence ATGGCTGTCGACTATCTCTCAACACTGAACAAGAACGGCTCGGGCCTGAGCCTGACGTCGCTAGCGACGAACCTTGTGGCCGCGGAATTCATGCCCAAAATGGAGAACGCGCAAAAGAAGATAGACAAGGCCGAGGTCAGCGTCTCGGCCATGGCCACTGTGCGCGCCCAATTCGAACGGCTTGGTAATTCGGTGACCGCGCTTTCGGGGACTTCGGTTCTTTCGGCACGCTCTTCGGCGGGCAACGTTTCGGTCGCCATCGACGATATTAGCGCGGTGTCAGAAGGAGTGACCGAGTTTTCCGTCGGCCAGATCGCGCGGCGACAGGTACTCGAATTCACAGGGTTTGCAAGCCCGCAAGATACCGTGGGAAGCGGAAGTCTGGCGATCGACTTCGGCGTTTGGTTCGATGAAACGGGTTTTGCCCAGAACCCCGACCTCGCGAGCGCGGCTTTGACCATCGGAGAAGGCACCACGCTTGAAGAGCTTGCCACCGCCCTTAATGATATCGAAGGCGTTAACGCTCGCGTTCTGGATCGCGGCGACGGCACTTATACCCTTGGCATCGTCTCCGAGCTTGGCGCGGGCAAGGCGCTGCGCATTACCGCCACAGAAGGCACGGTTCCAGGTCTTGCCGCTTTTGACACCACCCTGACCAACAGCACCCACGAAGTCCAAGCCGCAGCGGACGCAATGATCACCGTGGACGGGATTACGGTCTTTCGCGGTTCGAACACTGTCGACGATGTGATCGAAGGCGTGACCCTCACGCTCACGGGAACGTCGGAGGGCGGCGCAATCACGATCGAGCGGGATCAAGAGCTTGCCAAAGCGATGCTCGACCAGCTTGTGGCGGACATCAACGATACCTTCGACGTGCTCGATAAACTCACGCTCTATGCCACCGAGGATTCAGACGCAGGCGATCTCGCAGGAGACCGCGTTATCCAGAAACTGCGCGCGGATCTCGCCAAACTTATTTCCGAACCGCTCGAAGGACACGGGTCATCCTCTGTGTTCCTTTCCGACCTCGGGGTTGCGACACAGCGGAATGGCAGGGTGACGCTCAACGACACGCTCTTTGACCGCGCCTTCAACGAAAACCCGCGAAAATTCGAAGCGATCTTCTCGAACAGTTACAGCACGAACAAGGCCGAGCTCAAAGTTGGCGGTTTGGCGGGGCCATCAGCAAAGTCGGGCGACTATGCCTTCCGACTTGATACAGCAACGGGGATTGCAACGCTGGATGACACGCCTTTGATGATGACGATCAAAGAAGACGGCTCGCACCAGTATATTGCCCTGAGCGGCGATCTTGCCGGCCTCACGCTTGCAGCCCCGAGCACGCTCACAAGCGGCACCGTCAGCTTTGGCCGAAGCCTGATGTCCAAGCTCGACGGTTTTGTGAAAGAGACAACGCGCTTTTCAGGAACGATCGACAACCGCGAGCGCTATTTTCAGGATATCTCGGCAGAGCAGTCTGATCTTCTCAAGGAACTCGAAGCGAAAAGCACGGTGCTTGAGGAACGCTATCTCAAGAAGTTCTCGGTCATGGAACGGCTTATTACCGAGCTCAAGAGCACGGGCGAATACCTGACGAATATGGTGGATAGCTGGAACAAGGACTGA
- a CDS encoding OmpA family protein has translation MAKAKAAPPPPPVEEEDDGECPKCPPVGAPAWMATFADMATLLMAFFVLILSFAEFNQPKFKMIAGSLKEAFGVQRLVPVVEMPKGTTVIDMTFSPSPERSVTEEQTQDTTDTERREIDTDEPKEDSLDDGRKSDAEMEQQQLAEALQKALENSQLTVEKDGESVVIKFPQMPADDPAEALSKALAEAGEAVAEAEVENKDQITLGGLADQLNALAEATDPNSGATGGAEGEGTGSGANAERRAAIAQAKLQVALQEQIDQGLVNVEMEEDKVFVTVGAGGAFASGSADLTFEAREIMDRLAMAAAGGNSEITVTGHTDNVPLSGGMFTDNWGLAAGRASSVVRALADSGLITQDRMTAVSKGESMPIADNSTDEGREQNRRIEIEINFADQ, from the coding sequence ATGGCAAAAGCAAAAGCAGCACCCCCGCCCCCACCCGTCGAAGAAGAAGACGACGGGGAATGCCCGAAGTGCCCCCCTGTGGGTGCGCCTGCTTGGATGGCGACTTTCGCGGATATGGCAACGCTTCTCATGGCGTTTTTCGTGCTTATTCTGTCTTTTGCCGAGTTCAACCAACCCAAGTTCAAAATGATCGCGGGGTCTTTGAAAGAAGCCTTCGGCGTCCAACGCTTGGTGCCTGTGGTCGAAATGCCCAAGGGCACAACCGTCATCGACATGACCTTCAGCCCTTCGCCCGAACGCTCCGTAACCGAAGAGCAGACCCAAGATACAACCGACACCGAGCGCCGCGAGATCGACACTGACGAGCCGAAAGAGGACAGCCTCGACGACGGGCGCAAGTCCGATGCGGAAATGGAGCAACAGCAGCTTGCCGAGGCGCTTCAAAAAGCGCTCGAGAACTCGCAGCTGACGGTCGAAAAGGACGGCGAGTCCGTGGTGATCAAATTCCCGCAGATGCCCGCCGATGATCCTGCCGAGGCTCTCTCAAAGGCATTGGCCGAAGCAGGTGAAGCGGTCGCTGAAGCCGAAGTCGAAAACAAGGACCAGATCACACTTGGCGGTTTGGCCGACCAATTGAATGCTTTGGCGGAAGCCACCGACCCGAACTCGGGTGCAACGGGGGGCGCCGAAGGAGAAGGTACGGGATCGGGCGCGAATGCCGAACGCCGCGCCGCCATTGCGCAAGCCAAGCTTCAGGTCGCGCTCCAAGAGCAAATCGACCAGGGTCTCGTGAATGTCGAGATGGAAGAGGACAAGGTCTTTGTGACCGTCGGCGCAGGGGGCGCTTTTGCATCGGGTTCCGCCGATCTCACCTTCGAGGCCCGAGAAATCATGGATCGCCTCGCGATGGCCGCTGCGGGTGGTAACAGCGAAATCACGGTCACGGGTCACACCGACAATGTGCCGCTTTCGGGCGGGATGTTCACCGACAACTGGGGCCTTGCCGCAGGGCGCGCCTCCTCTGTGGTGCGTGCGCTGGCCGATAGCGGCCTGATCACCCAAGACCGCATGACGGCCGTTTCGAAGGGCGAAAGCATGCCGATCGCCGACAATTCGACCGACGAAGGTCGCGAACAAAACCGCCGTATCGAAATCGAAATCAATTTCGCGGATCAGTAG
- a CDS encoding MotA/TolQ/ExbB proton channel family protein: MDIASLVGLIGAIGMIVGSMVVGGGIGPFIDVPSILIVFGGTFFAVMYTAPMGTFLSSFGAMAKAFKPSTFKTDELIEKMVELSNLARKDGMMALEGQQVPDKFFEKGLQMLVDGADEAKLVKQLKQEIKSMKTRHESAQGCVKAWIDIGPAMGMIGTLIGLVLMLGNMADPKAIGPAMAVALLTTLYGAFLANVLFGPMLTKLEGYSADEILYRELVIEGLRSIARGESGRNIQDQLVTALPPKEQAKLMAA, encoded by the coding sequence ATGGACATCGCGTCACTCGTTGGTTTGATCGGTGCAATCGGCATGATTGTCGGGTCGATGGTGGTCGGTGGCGGCATTGGCCCTTTCATCGACGTGCCCTCGATCCTTATTGTTTTTGGCGGCACGTTCTTTGCCGTCATGTATACGGCGCCGATGGGCACTTTCCTGAGCAGCTTTGGTGCAATGGCCAAGGCGTTCAAGCCCAGCACATTCAAAACAGACGAGCTCATCGAAAAGATGGTCGAGCTTTCCAACCTTGCCCGCAAGGACGGCATGATGGCACTCGAAGGCCAGCAGGTCCCAGACAAGTTCTTTGAGAAAGGACTCCAGATGCTTGTCGATGGCGCGGATGAAGCCAAGCTTGTCAAACAGCTCAAGCAAGAGATCAAATCCATGAAGACGCGGCACGAAAGTGCCCAAGGCTGTGTTAAGGCCTGGATCGATATCGGGCCCGCGATGGGCATGATCGGGACGCTTATCGGTCTCGTGCTGATGCTCGGGAACATGGCCGACCCCAAAGCAATCGGCCCTGCCATGGCTGTGGCGCTTTTGACAACTCTTTATGGCGCGTTTCTCGCGAACGTTCTTTTCGGCCCGATGTTGACCAAGCTGGAGGGCTATTCTGCGGACGAAATCCTCTATCGCGAATTGGTCATCGAAGGTTTGCGTTCGATCGCGCGCGGCGAAAGCGGCCGCAATATTCAGGACCAATTGGTCACTGCCCTGCCTCCCAAAGAGCAGGCCAAGTTGATGGCGGCCTAA